In Gemmata obscuriglobus, a single genomic region encodes these proteins:
- the hisS gene encoding histidine--tRNA ligase, with the protein MSAEKAPALITPRTLSGFRDYLPAVMLAREEVLRRAREVYRSYGFTPIDTPACESLDVLLGKGGDESDKLVYRVLSARGDKAEMGLRFDLTVPFARFSAQYINELGTPFKRYAMGPVWRGERPGQGRYREFWQCDFDTIGTTSNAADIEAALVINDLFTALQFDRFEIRINNRMVLNGLLESLGIADKAAPVLRSLDKLLKIGREKVAEEMVREAGITPEQANRVLMMTDLTGPNEQLLTDLEAWFGGANEKATAGIRCLRELLTVAKAAGVAEGRIKIDLSICRGLDYYTGTIYETFLTDLPGIGSVCSGGRYDNLASKYTKQVLPGVGASLGVDRLIAAMEELKHPLLTGATTPAQVLVVNFDAARLGDYQRIARALRAAGVSVEVFPDAKKVGVQLGYAEKRGFKLAVIAGPAEFEQGVWKVKDLAKREEKTIVEAEVVGAVQSAVG; encoded by the coding sequence ATGTCCGCAGAAAAGGCGCCCGCGCTCATCACGCCGCGCACGCTGTCGGGGTTCCGGGACTACCTGCCGGCGGTCATGCTGGCCCGCGAGGAGGTGCTGCGCCGCGCCCGCGAGGTGTACCGCTCCTACGGCTTCACGCCCATCGACACCCCCGCGTGCGAGTCGCTCGACGTGCTGCTCGGCAAGGGCGGCGACGAGTCCGACAAGCTCGTGTACCGCGTCCTCAGCGCCCGCGGCGACAAGGCCGAGATGGGGCTGCGGTTCGACCTCACGGTGCCGTTCGCGCGGTTCAGCGCCCAGTACATCAACGAGCTGGGCACGCCGTTCAAGCGGTACGCGATGGGGCCGGTGTGGCGCGGCGAGCGCCCGGGGCAGGGCCGGTACCGTGAGTTCTGGCAGTGCGACTTCGACACCATCGGCACCACCTCCAACGCCGCCGACATCGAGGCCGCGCTGGTCATCAACGACCTGTTCACCGCGCTCCAGTTCGACCGGTTCGAGATCCGCATCAACAACCGGATGGTGCTGAACGGGCTGCTCGAATCGCTCGGCATCGCGGACAAGGCCGCCCCGGTCCTGCGGTCGCTCGACAAGCTGCTGAAGATCGGCCGCGAGAAGGTGGCTGAGGAGATGGTGCGCGAGGCCGGGATCACGCCCGAGCAGGCGAATCGCGTGCTCATGATGACCGACCTGACCGGCCCGAACGAGCAACTGCTGACCGACCTCGAAGCGTGGTTCGGGGGCGCGAACGAGAAGGCCACCGCGGGCATTCGCTGTCTGCGTGAGCTGCTGACGGTTGCAAAAGCGGCCGGCGTGGCCGAGGGGCGCATCAAGATCGACCTGAGCATCTGCCGCGGGCTCGATTACTACACCGGGACCATTTACGAGACCTTCCTGACCGACCTCCCGGGGATCGGGAGCGTGTGCAGCGGCGGTCGGTACGACAACCTCGCGAGCAAGTACACGAAGCAGGTGCTCCCGGGCGTGGGAGCATCGCTCGGGGTCGACCGGCTCATCGCCGCGATGGAGGAGCTGAAGCACCCGCTCCTCACCGGCGCGACCACGCCGGCGCAAGTGCTGGTGGTCAACTTCGACGCCGCCCGGCTGGGCGACTACCAGCGCATCGCCCGCGCCCTCCGCGCCGCCGGGGTGAGCGTCGAGGTGTTCCCCGACGCCAAGAAGGTCGGCGTGCAGCTCGGGTACGCCGAGAAGCGCGGGTTCAAGCTCGCGGTGATCGCCGGCCCCGCGGAGTTCGAGCAGGGCGTGTGGAAGGTCAAGGATCTGGCGAAACGCGAAGAGAAGACGATTGTTGAAGCGGAGGTCGTCGGCGCGGTACAATCTGCGGTCGGGTGA
- a CDS encoding ATP-binding cassette domain-containing protein, whose translation MFRLTDVTKVYAGRPALGPLALDVPAGRTTVLIGPSGCGKSTLVRLLVGLVEPDAGAVMFNGTPVTPATARAVRLRTGYVIQDGGLFPHLTARGNVTLMARHLGWDRTRIAARVGELADLTRFPADGLDRYPQQLSGGQRQRVGLMRALMLDPDALLLDEPLGALDPLVRADLQGELRDIFRALGKTVVLVTHDLGEAVFFADRIVLLRDGQIVQQGSAADLWHRPADPFVTTFVQAQRGPEVPA comes from the coding sequence ATGTTTCGACTCACGGACGTGACCAAGGTGTACGCCGGGCGCCCGGCCCTGGGGCCGCTCGCGCTCGACGTGCCGGCCGGGCGCACGACGGTGCTGATCGGCCCGAGCGGGTGCGGGAAGTCCACGCTCGTCCGGCTGCTGGTCGGGCTGGTCGAACCGGACGCCGGCGCCGTCATGTTCAACGGCACGCCCGTCACGCCGGCCACGGCCCGCGCGGTGCGGCTGCGCACCGGGTACGTCATCCAGGACGGCGGGCTGTTCCCGCACCTGACCGCGCGGGGGAACGTGACCTTGATGGCCCGCCACCTCGGCTGGGACCGCACGCGGATCGCGGCGCGGGTGGGTGAACTGGCCGACCTCACCCGCTTCCCGGCGGACGGACTGGACCGCTACCCGCAGCAGCTCTCCGGCGGTCAGCGGCAGCGGGTCGGCCTGATGCGCGCCCTCATGCTCGACCCGGACGCGCTGCTCCTCGACGAGCCGCTCGGCGCGCTCGACCCGCTCGTGCGGGCGGACCTCCAGGGCGAGCTGCGCGACATCTTCCGGGCGCTCGGCAAGACGGTGGTGCTCGTGACCCACGACCTCGGCGAGGCCGTGTTCTTCGCGGACCGCATCGTCCTGTTGCGCGACGGGCAGATCGTTCAACAGGGGAGCGCGGCGGACCTGTGGCACCGCCCCGCGGACCCGTTCGTCACGACGTTCGTACAGGCCCAGCGCGGGC
- a CDS encoding sugar phosphate isomerase/epimerase family protein, translated as MKPLKIGIVAESTQLPIRSALEAAARMGAKGVQVDAVDALAPDALGGTGRREFRTLLRSFDLELSALNVPVRRGLDVAEDLQPRLERVRKSMQLAFDLGCRRVVLPCPKLPEDAAAPRAQLMRESLLALAGFGDRIGCLVALEIGFDPAQKMKEYLAGFNVGTLKVTFDPANFVLHGHDPLANLMPLEGLVEHVHARDARSVGVSRGMQEVPLGAGDIDWMALTATLQVLEFDGLLAVEREQGDTKFADVANGVKFLRRFALPG; from the coding sequence ATGAAGCCGCTGAAAATTGGAATCGTCGCCGAGTCCACGCAACTGCCGATCCGGTCCGCGCTCGAGGCGGCGGCGCGGATGGGGGCGAAGGGCGTCCAGGTGGACGCGGTCGACGCGCTCGCGCCCGACGCGCTCGGCGGGACGGGGCGGCGCGAGTTCCGCACGCTGCTCCGCTCCTTCGACCTCGAGCTGTCGGCCCTCAACGTCCCCGTCCGCCGCGGGCTCGATGTGGCGGAAGACCTGCAACCGCGCCTGGAGCGGGTGCGCAAGTCGATGCAGCTCGCGTTCGACCTCGGGTGCCGACGGGTGGTCCTTCCGTGCCCGAAGCTGCCCGAGGACGCCGCGGCCCCGCGCGCGCAACTGATGCGCGAGTCGCTCCTCGCGCTGGCCGGGTTCGGCGACCGCATCGGGTGCCTCGTGGCGCTCGAGATCGGCTTCGACCCCGCCCAGAAGATGAAGGAGTACCTCGCGGGCTTCAACGTCGGCACCTTGAAGGTGACGTTCGACCCTGCGAACTTCGTGCTCCACGGTCACGACCCGCTCGCCAACCTGATGCCGCTCGAAGGGCTGGTGGAACACGTCCACGCCCGCGACGCGCGGTCCGTCGGTGTGAGCCGCGGGATGCAGGAGGTGCCGCTCGGCGCCGGCGACATCGACTGGATGGCCCTCACCGCGACCCTTCAGGTGCTCGAGTTCGACGGGCTGCTCGCGGTGGAGCGCGAGCAGGGCGACACCAAGTTCGCCGACGTGGCCAACGGGGTGAAGTTCCTCCGCCGGTTCGCGCTGCCGGGTTGA
- a CDS encoding DUF427 domain-containing protein encodes MPKAVWNGAVLAESGDTVVVEGNHYFPASAIRAEFFKPSATHTVCGWKGTASYYTIEVNGQQNPDAAWYYPEPKDAAKEIAGRVAFWKGVQLEW; translated from the coding sequence GTGCCGAAAGCAGTTTGGAACGGGGCCGTGCTGGCCGAGTCCGGGGACACGGTCGTGGTCGAGGGCAACCACTACTTCCCGGCGAGCGCGATCCGCGCGGAGTTCTTCAAGCCGAGCGCCACGCACACCGTCTGCGGGTGGAAGGGCACGGCCAGTTACTACACCATCGAGGTGAACGGGCAGCAGAACCCGGACGCCGCGTGGTACTACCCGGAGCCGAAGGACGCGGCGAAGGAGATCGCCGGGCGGGTGGCGTTCTGGAAGGGCGTCCAGTTGGAGTGGTGA
- a CDS encoding HYExAFE family protein has protein sequence MKADNHYEVAFDAFLRARGCAVVPVVESRRSYLDTSEVKSPDFLTLAPAGAKLVIDVKGRKFPGAGKGGTPRRSWQNWCELEDVESLARWSDRLGDGFQGVLAFVYDVALQFELPPCTPDVFAFRGHVFLFRGVPVGEYRRHMRTRSPRWRTVHLPSADFRRLVKPITHFLAPAGAKAEELLTGSTG, from the coding sequence ATGAAGGCCGACAACCACTACGAGGTGGCGTTCGACGCGTTCCTGCGGGCGCGCGGGTGCGCCGTCGTGCCCGTGGTGGAGTCGCGCCGCAGCTACCTCGACACCTCGGAGGTGAAGTCGCCCGACTTTCTCACCCTCGCGCCCGCCGGCGCGAAGCTCGTGATCGACGTGAAGGGCCGCAAGTTCCCAGGCGCCGGGAAGGGCGGAACGCCGCGCCGGTCGTGGCAGAACTGGTGCGAACTCGAAGATGTCGAGAGCCTCGCTCGCTGGTCGGACCGCCTCGGCGACGGGTTCCAGGGCGTCCTGGCGTTCGTGTACGACGTGGCGCTTCAGTTCGAGTTGCCCCCCTGTACCCCGGACGTGTTCGCGTTCCGCGGGCACGTGTTTCTGTTCCGCGGGGTGCCGGTCGGCGAGTACCGCCGGCACATGCGCACGCGCAGCCCGCGGTGGCGGACCGTTCACCTCCCGAGCGCCGACTTCCGCCGGCTCGTGAAGCCGATCACGCACTTCCTCGCACCCGCGGGCGCGAAGGCCGAAGAGCTTTTGACAGGATCGACAGGATAA
- a CDS encoding PQQ-binding-like beta-propeller repeat protein gives MPRVLFAWTLALALAPALQAADWFQFRGPDGSGHTEAKLPTEWGPKTNVTWRKEVPGVGWSSPVVAGGRVYLTTAVPQSGGYSLRAVCLDAKTGGTVWDVEVFKQGANAPKIHSKNSHASPSAVVEDGRVYVHFGHLGTACLDAKEGTKVWATQELAYKPVHGNGGSPIVTGKHLIFSIDGTDKQAVIALDKTTGKVGWQTPRPSKPGVNPFSFSTPQLITVKGREQLISAGSGSVLSLDPATGKELWRATYGAGYSVVPKPVFANGLVYVCTGYNTPNLVAIKPDGTGDVTATHVAFTVKKNVPHNPSVIAVGDALYMVSDNGMLTCLDAKTGAERWTERVGGNFSASPLCANGLIYLLDEAGTATVFKPGDSYDEVAKNKLGERALASFGVDGDALLVRTEKALYKIEKR, from the coding sequence ATGCCCCGCGTGCTCTTCGCCTGGACGCTCGCCCTCGCGCTCGCCCCCGCGCTGCAGGCCGCCGACTGGTTCCAGTTCCGCGGTCCGGACGGGAGCGGTCACACCGAAGCGAAGCTCCCGACCGAGTGGGGGCCGAAAACGAACGTGACCTGGCGCAAGGAGGTGCCGGGCGTGGGGTGGTCGTCGCCGGTCGTCGCGGGCGGGCGCGTCTACCTCACCACCGCGGTCCCGCAAAGTGGGGGGTACTCGCTCCGCGCCGTCTGCCTCGACGCGAAAACCGGCGGCACCGTGTGGGACGTGGAGGTGTTCAAGCAGGGCGCCAACGCGCCGAAGATTCACTCGAAGAACAGCCACGCCAGCCCGTCGGCCGTCGTGGAAGACGGGCGGGTGTACGTTCACTTCGGCCACCTCGGAACGGCCTGCCTGGACGCGAAGGAGGGGACGAAGGTGTGGGCCACGCAGGAGCTGGCGTACAAGCCGGTTCATGGCAACGGCGGCTCCCCGATCGTCACGGGCAAGCACCTCATTTTCAGCATCGACGGCACCGACAAACAGGCGGTCATCGCGCTCGACAAGACGACCGGAAAGGTCGGATGGCAGACCCCGCGACCGAGCAAACCCGGGGTGAACCCGTTCTCGTTCAGCACGCCGCAACTCATCACGGTGAAGGGCCGGGAGCAACTGATCTCCGCGGGCAGCGGGTCGGTACTGTCGCTGGACCCGGCCACCGGGAAGGAGTTGTGGCGCGCCACCTACGGCGCCGGGTACTCGGTGGTGCCCAAGCCGGTGTTCGCGAACGGGCTGGTGTACGTCTGCACGGGATACAACACGCCGAACCTCGTTGCGATCAAGCCCGACGGCACGGGGGATGTCACCGCGACGCACGTCGCGTTCACGGTGAAGAAGAACGTGCCGCACAACCCGTCGGTGATCGCGGTGGGAGACGCGCTGTACATGGTGTCCGACAACGGGATGCTCACCTGCCTCGACGCGAAGACCGGCGCGGAGCGCTGGACGGAGCGCGTGGGCGGCAACTTTTCGGCGTCGCCGCTGTGCGCGAACGGGCTGATCTACCTGCTCGACGAGGCCGGCACCGCGACGGTGTTCAAGCCCGGCGACAGTTACGACGAGGTCGCGAAGAACAAGCTCGGCGAGCGGGCGCTGGCGAGCTTCGGGGTGGACGGCGACGCGCTGCTGGTGCGCACGGAAAAGGCGCTGTACAAGATCGAAAAGCGGTAA
- a CDS encoding NUDIX hydrolase codes for MSVEVVHVGRRIRVEVDTLTTANGQTIRRDAIRHPGAVVILPVLDAERVVLLRNYRFVIGDTLWELPAGTVEPNEPLEACAKRELIEETGYRAAKWRGLGYIYASPGVMDEKLHLFVAEDLTPGAARPEPDEQLEPVVVKLDEAVQMCLNGTIRDAKTITSLLLWERMR; via the coding sequence ATGTCGGTCGAAGTGGTACACGTCGGGCGCCGGATCCGTGTGGAAGTCGACACCCTCACCACCGCAAACGGCCAGACCATCCGCCGGGACGCGATCCGGCACCCGGGCGCCGTCGTCATCCTCCCGGTGCTCGACGCGGAGCGCGTGGTGCTCCTGCGCAACTACCGGTTCGTGATCGGCGACACGCTCTGGGAGCTTCCGGCGGGTACGGTGGAGCCCAACGAACCGCTCGAAGCGTGCGCGAAGCGCGAGCTGATCGAGGAGACCGGGTACCGGGCCGCGAAGTGGCGGGGCCTGGGCTACATCTACGCGTCCCCGGGCGTGATGGACGAGAAGCTGCACCTGTTCGTCGCGGAAGACCTCACCCCGGGCGCGGCCCGGCCCGAGCCCGACGAGCAACTGGAGCCGGTGGTCGTGAAACTGGACGAAGCGGTTCAGATGTGCCTGAACGGGACCATCCGCGACGCCAAAACCATCACGTCGCTGCTGCTGTGGGAACGGATGCGGTAA
- the egtB gene encoding ergothioneine biosynthesis protein EgtB, with protein MSELPPHAAVRTALAARFSAVRAETERLCEPLAVEDYQLQSMPDCSPPKWHLAHTAWFFETFILSAHEPGSRPFHPRFNYLFNSYYDAVGDRWPRAARGLLSRPTVAEMYAYRAAVDEQILALIATTDAGTLTAIAPLVELGLNHEQQHQELLLTDLKHAFGLNPLRPVYAAPQDEQPDAPPGPTRWERHAAGVRRIGHTSAGFAFDNEGPVHSVYVNDFEIAARTVSNGEFLRFIEDGGYDRPEFWLSDGWAARQRNGWTAPLYWERDGGSWTQFTLRGQRALNPDEPVCHVSFYEADAYARWAGARLPTEQEWEVAAGAGPVGGNLLDSGRLHPAPGGASFYGDVWAWTASPYTAYPGYRPAAGAIGEYNGKFMCNQMVLRGGSCATPAGHVRPTYRNFFPPDARWQFSGLRLAKDLSA; from the coding sequence ATGTCCGAACTGCCCCCCCACGCTGCTGTCCGGACGGCTCTCGCCGCCCGGTTCTCCGCCGTTCGGGCCGAAACGGAGCGGCTCTGCGAGCCGCTCGCGGTCGAAGACTACCAACTTCAGTCGATGCCCGACTGTAGCCCGCCGAAGTGGCACCTGGCCCACACCGCCTGGTTCTTCGAGACCTTCATACTTTCCGCACACGAGCCCGGCTCCCGTCCGTTCCACCCGCGGTTCAACTACCTGTTCAACTCGTACTACGACGCCGTCGGCGACCGCTGGCCCCGCGCGGCGCGGGGGCTGCTCTCCCGGCCGACCGTGGCCGAAATGTACGCGTACCGCGCCGCCGTCGATGAGCAAATCCTCGCGCTGATCGCGACCACCGACGCGGGCACACTGACCGCAATCGCGCCGCTCGTCGAGTTGGGGCTGAACCATGAGCAACAGCACCAGGAGCTGCTCCTTACGGATCTGAAGCACGCATTCGGCCTGAACCCGCTGCGGCCGGTGTACGCCGCACCGCAGGACGAGCAGCCGGACGCGCCCCCCGGGCCGACCCGGTGGGAACGGCACGCGGCGGGCGTGCGCCGGATCGGCCACACCTCCGCAGGGTTCGCCTTCGATAATGAGGGACCGGTCCACAGCGTGTACGTGAACGACTTCGAGATCGCGGCGCGCACGGTTAGTAACGGCGAGTTCTTGCGGTTCATTGAGGATGGCGGTTACGACCGCCCGGAGTTCTGGCTCTCCGACGGGTGGGCGGCCCGGCAGCGGAACGGCTGGACCGCCCCGCTTTATTGGGAGCGTGACGGCGGCTCTTGGACGCAGTTTACGCTCCGCGGCCAGCGGGCGCTCAACCCGGACGAACCGGTGTGCCATGTAAGCTTCTACGAGGCCGACGCGTATGCCCGGTGGGCCGGCGCGCGGCTGCCCACCGAGCAGGAGTGGGAGGTCGCGGCCGGCGCGGGGCCGGTGGGCGGCAACCTGCTCGATTCGGGGCGTTTGCACCCCGCGCCCGGCGGCGCGTCCTTCTACGGCGACGTGTGGGCGTGGACGGCCAGCCCGTACACCGCGTACCCCGGTTACCGGCCCGCGGCCGGCGCGATCGGCGAGTACAACGGCAAGTTCATGTGCAACCAGATGGTGCTCCGCGGAGGGTCGTGTGCGACCCCCGCCGGGCACGTCCGGCCGACGTACCGGAACTTCTTCCCGCCAGACGCCCGCTGGCAGTTCTCCGGCCTCCGACTCGCGAAGGACCTCTCCGCATGA
- a CDS encoding site-2 protease family protein translates to MRDPMSWSIPAFRAFGVQVRVHILFFLVALSLFGRQMFLLQYDGVSWVDKFLLTVVVLFVTVLLHEYGHCFGARYVGGDAREILIWPLGGLAYTEVPHRWKALFITVAAGPAVNVVLCVACAAALAAAGFSPSLTFDDPYNVQLSNRDGRTYTSPSRVKLYKPGTAAEEPTKKEFDTKLAEYKARHGTDGLPKPTDTAKYADAAAEMGFERAVTPTWAVWAYRVFFVSWGLLLFNLLPAYPLDGGKLLQAVVWARTDHRRGVVVASYTGMVFAVLLMVVAFTANESLLVGLALFMLFEAYRALQQLDAEEGPFGYDFSAGYTSLERDDEPPPEPKRPGLITRWREARRARKTAAATEAKQRDDARMDQILEKIARSGQGSLTDEERQFLRRVSDRKRNTS, encoded by the coding sequence ATGCGCGATCCGATGAGTTGGTCGATCCCGGCGTTCCGGGCGTTCGGCGTGCAGGTCCGAGTTCACATCTTGTTTTTCCTCGTCGCGCTCAGCCTGTTCGGGCGGCAGATGTTCCTGCTCCAGTACGACGGCGTGTCGTGGGTGGACAAGTTCCTGCTCACGGTGGTGGTGCTGTTCGTGACCGTGCTGCTGCACGAGTACGGGCACTGCTTCGGGGCGCGGTACGTCGGCGGGGACGCGCGCGAGATCCTGATCTGGCCCCTCGGCGGCCTGGCCTACACCGAGGTCCCGCACCGGTGGAAGGCGCTGTTCATCACGGTCGCGGCCGGGCCGGCGGTGAACGTGGTGCTGTGCGTGGCGTGCGCCGCGGCGCTGGCGGCGGCCGGGTTCTCCCCCAGCCTCACGTTCGACGACCCGTACAATGTGCAGTTGAGCAACCGGGACGGCCGCACGTACACCAGCCCGTCGCGGGTGAAGCTGTACAAGCCGGGCACGGCGGCCGAAGAGCCGACCAAGAAAGAGTTCGACACGAAACTGGCCGAGTACAAGGCGCGGCACGGCACCGACGGGCTCCCGAAGCCGACCGACACCGCGAAGTACGCCGACGCGGCGGCGGAGATGGGGTTCGAGCGGGCGGTGACGCCGACGTGGGCGGTGTGGGCGTACCGCGTTTTCTTCGTGAGCTGGGGGCTGCTCCTGTTTAACCTGCTGCCCGCGTACCCGCTGGACGGCGGGAAACTGCTCCAGGCGGTGGTGTGGGCGCGAACCGACCACCGCCGCGGGGTTGTCGTTGCCTCGTACACCGGGATGGTGTTCGCGGTGCTGCTCATGGTCGTCGCGTTCACGGCCAACGAATCGCTGCTAGTCGGGCTGGCCCTGTTCATGCTGTTCGAGGCCTACCGGGCCTTGCAGCAGCTCGACGCCGAGGAGGGGCCGTTCGGGTACGACTTCTCGGCCGGGTACACGAGCCTGGAGCGGGACGACGAGCCGCCGCCCGAGCCGAAGCGCCCGGGGCTCATCACCCGCTGGCGCGAGGCGCGGCGGGCGCGCAAGACCGCCGCCGCGACCGAGGCCAAGCAGCGCGACGACGCGCGCATGGACCAGATCCTGGAGAAGATCGCCCGGAGCGGCCAGGGGTCGCTGACCGACGAAGAGCGCCAGTTCCTGCGCCGGGTCAGCGACCGGAAACGGAACACCTCGTGA
- the egtD gene encoding L-histidine N(alpha)-methyltransferase, with protein MTSTCASRRTHDQFRADVLAGLSRPQKRLPSKYFYDAAGSQLFDRITELPEYYPTRTELAVMREHAAAMAARCGPRCLLVELGAGSLVKVRLLLDELVAPAGYVPVDVSGEHLRGAARELAADYPGLGVHPVVADFTRPFELPPVPAARRVVYFPGSTIGNFDPAEADDLLGRVARLVGPGGGLLLGIDLRKDTAVLEPAYNDARGVTAAFNRNLLVRINRELGADFDPAAFRHRAFYNHERSRIEMHLVSAAEQRVQMGGATFAFRAGESIHTENSYKYAPTEFAQRAAACGLRADATWTDANGFFAVMHLTAVP; from the coding sequence ATGACGAGCACCTGCGCCTCCCGACGGACGCACGATCAGTTCCGGGCGGACGTCCTTGCCGGACTGTCGCGGCCCCAGAAGCGGCTCCCGTCCAAATACTTCTACGACGCGGCCGGCTCGCAACTGTTCGACCGCATCACCGAGCTGCCCGAGTACTACCCCACGCGGACCGAACTGGCCGTGATGCGGGAGCACGCGGCGGCGATGGCCGCCCGGTGCGGGCCGCGGTGCCTGCTCGTCGAACTCGGCGCCGGCAGCTTGGTGAAGGTGCGGCTGCTCCTCGACGAACTGGTAGCCCCGGCGGGGTACGTCCCGGTGGACGTGTCCGGCGAGCACCTGCGCGGCGCCGCGCGGGAACTCGCCGCCGACTACCCCGGGCTCGGCGTTCACCCCGTGGTGGCGGACTTCACCCGGCCGTTCGAACTCCCGCCGGTGCCCGCGGCGCGGCGGGTGGTGTACTTCCCGGGGTCGACGATCGGCAACTTCGACCCAGCCGAGGCCGACGACCTCCTGGGGCGCGTCGCCCGGCTGGTCGGGCCGGGCGGCGGGCTGCTCCTGGGCATCGACCTGCGTAAGGACACCGCCGTCCTGGAGCCCGCGTACAACGACGCCCGCGGCGTGACCGCGGCGTTCAACCGGAACCTGCTGGTCCGCATCAACCGCGAGTTGGGCGCCGACTTCGACCCGGCCGCGTTCCGCCACCGGGCGTTCTACAACCACGAGCGGTCCCGGATCGAGATGCACCTCGTGAGCGCCGCCGAGCAGCGGGTGCAGATGGGCGGCGCGACGTTCGCCTTCCGCGCCGGCGAGTCGATCCACACCGAGAACTCGTACAAATACGCCCCGACCGAGTTCGCCCAGCGGGCCGCCGCGTGCGGGCTGCGCGCGGACGCGACCTGGACCGACGCGAACGGCTTTTTCGCCGTGATGCACCTGACCGCCGTACCCTGA